Proteins co-encoded in one Cytobacillus sp. NJ13 genomic window:
- a CDS encoding MFS transporter has product MKKFKEIFQNANYVKLFFANFTSQMGSSIGLTAFMFYLLDRFSAQPFYATLTELMFSVPTLAVFFLVGVFADRMDRQKIAYYCDWISSLLSIVLLLTVIIGWMPLVFAVLFLRSAIQKFFFPAEHAMIQGILKSEDYTTAAGLNQVVMSLFMLFGNGLGIFVYWTVGVYGAIMTDALTFIISALLIRSCRIPEEVRLPNGGHKLKDLNIALVFKDFNHGMKYILHHKLLSALLVGFFVFGVVNGGFSVMPIFMLKYKLEPHAYEEYSVLLGITFGIGVLIGSFAASLLTQKFKLYQLIIGGLLLSGSFIIAASFAENTFIFLSLLFAAAFGLPLVNIAIGGWMPSIVDPKMMGRVQGWISPLMMLSQSLTLGFIAVSFPGLLKVEMLYWMVGGCLALVGVFYSLVLPGLTKKSEKGSEAHSLERTGAV; this is encoded by the coding sequence ATGAAAAAATTCAAAGAAATCTTTCAAAATGCCAATTATGTGAAATTGTTTTTCGCCAACTTTACTTCTCAGATGGGCAGCTCGATTGGCTTAACTGCATTCATGTTTTATTTGCTTGATCGTTTCTCGGCACAGCCTTTTTATGCTACATTAACTGAATTGATGTTCTCTGTTCCGACCCTGGCGGTATTTTTTTTAGTTGGAGTGTTTGCGGATAGGATGGATCGCCAGAAAATTGCTTATTATTGTGACTGGATCAGCTCATTATTATCAATTGTACTTTTGCTGACTGTTATCATCGGCTGGATGCCGCTGGTATTTGCAGTATTGTTCCTGAGGAGCGCAATCCAGAAATTCTTCTTTCCCGCTGAGCATGCAATGATCCAAGGAATATTGAAAAGCGAAGATTATACCACTGCCGCAGGCCTTAACCAGGTTGTGATGAGTCTTTTCATGCTGTTCGGAAATGGCCTTGGCATTTTTGTTTACTGGACAGTGGGAGTATACGGCGCAATTATGACTGATGCACTTACTTTTATCATCAGTGCATTATTAATCAGATCCTGCCGTATCCCCGAAGAAGTTCGCCTGCCAAATGGCGGCCATAAGCTGAAAGACTTAAATATCGCGCTTGTCTTTAAGGACTTTAATCATGGAATGAAATATATTCTCCATCACAAGTTATTATCTGCCTTGCTTGTTGGTTTCTTCGTTTTCGGAGTGGTAAACGGCGGATTTTCAGTAATGCCTATTTTTATGCTGAAATACAAGCTGGAGCCGCACGCCTATGAGGAATATTCAGTCCTGCTCGGCATAACCTTTGGGATTGGCGTTCTGATTGGCAGCTTTGCTGCCTCTTTGCTTACTCAAAAATTCAAACTTTATCAGCTGATCATTGGCGGATTATTATTATCCGGAAGCTTCATCATTGCTGCCTCTTTTGCAGAAAACACGTTCATTTTCCTTTCTTTATTATTTGCTGCAGCATTTGGCCTTCCTTTAGTGAACATTGCCATTGGCGGCTGGATGCCAAGCATTGTTGATCCGAAAATGATGGGAAGGGTACAGGGATGGATTAGTCCGCTGATGATGCTTTCTCAATCATTAACACTCGGATTCATTGCTGTCAGCTTTCCTGGACTCCTTAAAGTAGAAATGCTTTATTGGATGGTAGGGGGCTGTTTAGCACTTGTGGGTGTTTTTTACAGCCTTGTCCTTCCAGGATTAACGAAAAAGTCAGAAAAAGGCAGTGAAGCACATTCTTTGGAGCGAACTGGTGCAGTATAA
- a CDS encoding sigma-Y antisigma factor component has protein sequence MSSEEISLPLLIVVGVILIAQSTFLFLDARKHGHNYWLWGIIGLIQAPMPTLFYLIFVRKIWQKKD, from the coding sequence ATGAGCAGCGAAGAAATTTCCCTTCCTTTACTGATTGTCGTGGGGGTCATCCTAATTGCACAGAGTACCTTCCTATTCCTGGATGCAAGAAAGCATGGCCACAATTATTGGCTATGGGGAATTATCGGTTTAATTCAGGCGCCAATGCCGACGCTGTTTTACTTGATTTTCGTCAGAAAGATTTGGCAGAAAAAAGACTAA
- a CDS encoding alpha/beta hydrolase, which produces MLYYRTYVKDESLPWVTFVHGAGGSSAIWFKQMREYKKHFNVLLVDLRGHGQSGRGTWEEGDHFSEVSQEIVEVLDHLHITESHFVGISLGTIVIQTIAQDHPERVASMILGGAITELNWRTRFLIAIANLTKYMLPYMLLYQLFAWIIMPKRNHLESRHAFVKQAAKMCQKEFINWLSLTKSVNPYLGKIQTTISHIPTLFIMGQEDHLFIKSVKSIAQKAKTATVKVITGAGHVCNIDKPDAFNQITIDFIRRQKRRLAS; this is translated from the coding sequence ATGCTATATTACCGTACGTATGTGAAAGATGAATCATTGCCATGGGTTACCTTTGTTCATGGTGCAGGGGGCAGCTCTGCAATTTGGTTTAAACAAATGAGAGAGTACAAAAAGCATTTCAATGTTCTGCTGGTAGATTTGCGCGGACATGGTCAATCTGGAAGAGGTACCTGGGAAGAAGGAGATCATTTTTCAGAAGTATCTCAGGAAATAGTTGAGGTGCTCGATCATCTCCATATTACAGAGTCCCACTTTGTTGGAATCTCGCTGGGGACAATAGTGATTCAGACAATTGCGCAGGATCATCCGGAAAGAGTGGCTTCCATGATTTTAGGCGGAGCCATTACAGAATTGAACTGGCGTACAAGATTTTTGATAGCCATCGCCAATTTGACTAAGTATATGCTGCCATATATGCTTCTTTATCAGCTTTTTGCCTGGATCATCATGCCAAAAAGAAATCATCTTGAATCAAGACATGCCTTTGTAAAGCAGGCAGCAAAAATGTGCCAAAAAGAATTCATCAACTGGCTGTCCTTAACAAAGTCAGTCAATCCGTACCTTGGAAAAATCCAGACAACCATATCCCACATCCCTACCCTTTTCATCATGGGGCAGGAAGACCACTTGTTTATTAAGTCTGTAAAAAGCATTGCCCAAAAAGCAAAAACAGCTACAGTCAAAGTCATTACAGGTGCAGGGCATGTATGCAACATTGATAAACCTGATGCCTTTAACCAGATAACTATCGATTTCATCAGAAGGCAAAAAAGAAGATTGGCTTCATAA
- the sigY gene encoding RNA polymerase sigma factor SigY: MIGKRGKKLMEEKDLIISAKRGDQLAFAMLFKNNYPFLVKYLIKITMNPDAAEELAQETMAKCVEKIGLFNGKSKFSSWLITIATNLYIDQKRKSKRERNWKVEEEISRRMKWHLESRNEEWNDALSALGKLKDEMRIPIVLKHYYGYSYEEIGEMMKISSGTVKSRVHNGIMSVREELKLHGEQESTAARTRSSR, encoded by the coding sequence ATGATAGGGAAGAGAGGAAAGAAGCTGATGGAGGAGAAAGACCTTATAATAAGCGCCAAACGAGGAGATCAGCTCGCTTTTGCCATGCTTTTTAAAAATAACTATCCCTTTCTGGTTAAATACTTAATCAAAATCACCATGAATCCTGATGCAGCTGAAGAGCTTGCTCAGGAAACTATGGCCAAATGTGTTGAAAAAATCGGCCTGTTTAATGGCAAATCAAAATTTTCCTCCTGGCTGATAACTATTGCGACGAATTTGTATATTGATCAGAAGCGAAAGTCGAAAAGAGAGAGGAACTGGAAAGTAGAGGAAGAAATATCCAGACGCATGAAGTGGCATCTTGAAAGCCGAAATGAAGAATGGAATGATGCTTTATCGGCATTGGGAAAACTAAAAGACGAGATGAGGATACCTATCGTACTTAAACATTATTATGGCTATTCATATGAGGAAATAGGAGAAATGATGAAGATATCTTCTGGCACTGTCAAATCCAGAGTGCACAATGGAATCATGTCTGTAAGAGAGGAGTTGAAGCTTCATGGCGAACAGGAAAGTACTGCAGCTCGAACACGATCATCAAGATGA
- a CDS encoding ABC transporter transmembrane domain-containing protein, with product MFSILGKLSWFFKENWKRYTIAITLLIIVGILDVMPPRLVGMAIDDIHLGEMSSAKIMEYLGLLAIITIVSYAITYIWMYQLFGGAFLVERKLRSQFMGHLLKMTPTFFEKNRTGDLMARATNDLKAISVTAGFGILTLVDSSVFMLTILFTMGFLVSWKLTFAAILPLPIMAYLIKIYGKKIHTRFMSAQDAFGELNDRVLESVSGVRVVRAYVQERADQQRFHELTEDVYNKNIEVAKIDSLFEPTIKVIVGLSYLIGLGYGAYLVFHQTITLGQLVSFNVYLGMLIWPMFAIGELINVMQRGNASLDRVQETLSAKQDIKNPENPSIVETPASVTFKDVHFQYPSSKTANLKGIKLHIERGETLGIVGKTGSGKTTFIKQLLREYPSGTGKLAIADVPIEEQELERTRGWIGYVPQDHVLFSRTVRENILFGKEEAAEEDMQKAIDLAAFRKDLELLPEGLETLVGEKGVALSGGQKQRISIARALVKDPEILILDDSLSAIDAKTEKKIIENIRAERKGKTTIITTHRMSAVQHAGHIIVLDEGRIAEEGTHEDLMAADGWYKEQFLRQQTQVSEEEEVLS from the coding sequence TTGTTTTCAATTTTAGGAAAATTAAGCTGGTTCTTTAAAGAAAACTGGAAAAGGTACACAATTGCCATTACTCTGCTGATCATTGTCGGAATCCTTGATGTAATGCCTCCAAGGCTTGTAGGAATGGCAATTGATGATATCCATCTGGGTGAAATGAGCAGTGCTAAAATAATGGAATACCTTGGTTTATTGGCAATCATCACAATCGTGTCCTATGCAATAACTTATATCTGGATGTATCAGCTCTTCGGAGGGGCATTTTTGGTAGAAAGGAAACTGCGTTCACAGTTTATGGGACACCTATTGAAAATGACCCCAACATTTTTTGAGAAAAACCGGACCGGTGATTTAATGGCCAGGGCTACAAATGATTTAAAAGCTATTTCGGTTACAGCCGGATTCGGAATATTGACACTGGTTGATTCCAGCGTATTTATGCTGACGATATTATTTACAATGGGATTTCTGGTTAGCTGGAAACTAACCTTTGCAGCAATATTGCCACTGCCTATCATGGCTTATCTGATAAAAATTTACGGGAAGAAGATTCATACACGGTTTATGAGTGCACAGGATGCCTTCGGGGAACTCAATGACCGAGTTCTTGAATCAGTTTCAGGAGTTCGGGTGGTGCGGGCTTATGTGCAGGAAAGAGCGGATCAGCAGCGCTTCCATGAGCTCACTGAAGATGTTTATAACAAAAACATTGAAGTGGCCAAAATTGATTCTCTTTTTGAGCCAACCATAAAAGTGATTGTGGGCTTAAGCTATCTTATAGGACTGGGATACGGTGCTTATCTTGTTTTCCATCAAACCATCACTCTGGGCCAGCTCGTGTCATTTAATGTGTATTTGGGCATGCTGATTTGGCCGATGTTTGCTATTGGAGAATTAATTAATGTTATGCAAAGGGGAAATGCCTCCCTTGATCGGGTACAGGAAACATTGTCCGCTAAGCAGGATATTAAGAATCCTGAAAACCCGTCTATCGTTGAAACTCCTGCCAGTGTTACCTTTAAGGATGTTCATTTCCAATATCCTTCCTCAAAAACAGCCAACCTCAAAGGGATTAAGCTGCATATCGAACGCGGGGAAACGCTGGGGATTGTAGGGAAAACAGGAAGCGGGAAGACCACTTTTATAAAGCAGCTATTAAGAGAATATCCATCAGGCACCGGGAAGCTTGCAATTGCAGATGTTCCGATCGAAGAACAGGAGCTTGAAAGAACGAGGGGATGGATCGGTTATGTTCCACAGGATCATGTTCTTTTCTCCAGAACTGTTCGGGAAAACATCCTTTTTGGAAAAGAGGAAGCGGCTGAAGAAGATATGCAAAAAGCAATTGATTTGGCAGCTTTCCGCAAAGACCTTGAACTGCTGCCTGAAGGGCTTGAAACACTGGTCGGTGAAAAGGGAGTGGCCTTATCAGGAGGACAAAAACAGCGGATTTCTATTGCACGTGCACTAGTGAAGGATCCGGAAATTCTGATCCTTGATGACTCACTTTCAGCCATTGATGCCAAAACGGAAAAAAAGATCATCGAAAATATCCGGGCTGAGCGCAAGGGTAAAACTACAATTATTACAACACACAGGATGTCAGCTGTCCAGCACGCCGGGCATATTATTGTCCTTGATGAAGGCAGAATTGCAGAAGAAGGCACTCATGAGGACTTAATGGCTGCAGACGGGTGGTACAAGGAACAGTTTTTGAGGCAGCAAACTCAAGTCTCTGAGGAAGAGGAGGTGCTTTCTTGA
- a CDS encoding helix-turn-helix domain-containing protein — protein MTRDEIILKVSDKIRLIRTEAGYTQDKMAEIIGVSKKTLVQIEKGRAEAGWSTVVAVCALFRETETVRFLFGNEPLEVLETIAREGIDYRKEKTLGGKLWWRELKRSSGLILQQNIISQHYRIIDQDHFRIYSSFDEVSSKERFEELAAENKGLH, from the coding sequence TTGACTAGAGATGAAATTATACTGAAAGTTTCAGATAAGATCCGTCTTATCCGTACAGAGGCAGGATACACACAGGATAAGATGGCAGAAATTATTGGTGTTTCAAAGAAGACCCTGGTTCAAATTGAGAAAGGGCGGGCAGAAGCAGGATGGTCGACTGTGGTGGCTGTATGTGCCTTATTCAGGGAAACGGAAACAGTCCGATTTCTGTTTGGAAACGAACCCCTTGAAGTTCTGGAGACTATTGCAAGAGAGGGAATCGATTATAGGAAGGAAAAGACTCTTGGCGGAAAGCTCTGGTGGCGGGAATTGAAGAGAAGCAGCGGTTTGATCCTTCAGCAGAATATCATCAGCCAGCATTACAGAATAATTGATCAGGACCATTTTAGAATTTACAGCAGTTTTGATGAAGTGTCTTCTAAAGAACGGTTTGAGGAGCTGGCTGCAGAGAATAAAGGCCTTCATTAA
- a CDS encoding histidine kinase N-terminal domain-containing protein translates to MTIETNNAILELLLTEKEDLLSEWNEKVLINKDDPFKDKIKDNGNAMYQLIIQFLIKDGDELEDYIQKLAYSVAEQRVKAEINIGDFVYNVNLGRTIFLDILNRSEIHFHELQSQYEKIGYCFDKFLYHAVSRYTDAKDQIIKEKTQFIDSTHKDRLTLLGQMTSSFIHEFRNPLTSVQGFIQLLKSENPSMKYLDIISNELEQLNFRISQFLLLSKKELIGKEKITFSLNELIDEVLIFLYPSILDGKVKILQDMNENIYLNGYADEIRQVFINIIFNAIDVLTQYRSDPVIHIKSKWTPDGHIKLDIANNGPRIPEHLVSSIFEPFVTTKTLGTGLGLFVCREIIEKHQGTLTCDTESDWTVFSIILPTEKQTKVKG, encoded by the coding sequence ATGACGATTGAAACAAATAATGCCATATTGGAACTTCTGCTAACGGAAAAAGAAGACCTTTTAAGTGAATGGAATGAAAAAGTCCTCATTAATAAGGATGATCCTTTTAAAGATAAAATCAAAGATAATGGCAACGCCATGTACCAATTAATTATTCAATTTCTGATAAAAGACGGCGATGAACTTGAAGATTATATTCAGAAACTTGCCTACTCTGTCGCTGAGCAGCGAGTGAAAGCAGAAATTAATATTGGAGACTTTGTTTATAATGTCAACTTGGGAAGAACGATTTTTCTCGATATATTGAATCGTTCCGAAATACATTTTCATGAACTGCAGAGCCAGTACGAAAAAATCGGTTATTGCTTCGATAAATTCTTATACCACGCTGTATCCAGATACACGGATGCAAAAGATCAGATCATTAAGGAAAAGACACAATTTATCGATTCCACCCATAAAGATAGATTGACGCTGCTCGGCCAAATGACTTCCAGCTTTATTCATGAGTTCAGAAATCCGCTTACATCTGTACAGGGATTTATCCAGCTGTTAAAATCCGAAAATCCCTCCATGAAATATTTGGACATCATATCAAATGAACTGGAGCAGCTGAATTTTAGAATTTCTCAATTTTTGCTCCTCTCAAAAAAGGAACTGATTGGAAAAGAGAAAATCACTTTCTCTCTAAATGAATTAATAGATGAAGTCCTGATATTTTTATATCCCAGTATCCTGGATGGAAAGGTTAAGATTCTTCAGGATATGAACGAAAATATATATTTGAATGGCTATGCTGATGAAATACGTCAAGTATTCATTAATATTATTTTCAATGCCATTGATGTGCTTACTCAGTACCGCAGCGACCCTGTCATTCATATTAAAAGCAAATGGACTCCAGATGGACACATAAAGCTTGATATTGCTAACAATGGGCCTAGAATTCCAGAGCATCTCGTCAGTTCCATTTTCGAACCGTTTGTAACAACAAAAACACTTGGAACAGGGCTGGGTTTATTTGTATGCAGGGAGATAATAGAAAAACATCAAGGGACGCTGACCTGTGATACAGAGTCGGATTGGACCGTTTTCAGCATAATCCTGCCAACTGAAAAACAGACAAAAGTCAAAGGCTGA
- a CDS encoding YxlC family protein, protein MANRKVLQLEHDHQDENFLAAVKKIEDGLESLEENVPVYTPDLQFFEHLVAEQKQSMKRKLIRDLAIFTVAALLIVTSLLFMLYQVPAVFFILQGIVTVFIMAYSTVSFVKQVNGT, encoded by the coding sequence ATGGCGAACAGGAAAGTACTGCAGCTCGAACACGATCATCAAGATGAGAATTTTCTGGCTGCGGTAAAGAAGATAGAAGACGGATTGGAATCGCTGGAAGAAAATGTCCCGGTTTATACACCTGATCTGCAATTTTTTGAACACTTAGTTGCAGAGCAAAAACAGTCGATGAAAAGGAAATTGATCAGGGACTTAGCTATCTTCACTGTTGCAGCACTCCTCATTGTAACTTCTTTATTATTCATGCTGTATCAGGTTCCAGCTGTATTTTTTATTCTGCAGGGAATTGTTACTGTTTTTATTATGGCTTATAGTACAGTCAGCTTTGTTAAGCAGGTGAATGGCACATGA
- a CDS encoding penicillin-binding protein 1A: MKKRTSVIKKFQSTWKKLHLTQVSILLASTLVLAFLSFVYFSYKDADISALEAGLAQSTVIYDADEEVASKISANKNEGISIDQIPDHMKNAVIAIEDHRFYEHGGIDLKGIGRAFFTNLKAGGIVEGGSTLTQQLTKNALLSAEKTYKRKLEEFFLALEIEKEYSKDEILQMYLNQVYFGEGAWGIKRAAMKYYAKDVEDLSISEAALLAGLVKAPSAINPYQNEEKAIERRNLVLDRMKEHSLISEKEWENAKNEKLVFEDGGGDPLKGKYPYYVDVVLEEAINKYNISLDDLLSNGYQIYTELDQDMQSNVEETYKNDQLFPKGTGDQPVQSGAILLDPHNGGIRALAGGRGEHTLLGHNRAVHKVGQPGSTMKPIVPYTAALESGWEITDELKDERMTFGKDYEPNNYNGQFRGNVPMYEAVKDSLNVPAVWLLDEIGVEKGVDAAKRFGIPEDAINQNLALALGGTNEGVSPLTMAQAYAVFANGGERPEAHSITKIVDKDGETVAEWKGENTRVISKDVADKVTTMLLGVVQHGTGKAAQIPGREVAGKTGSTQMTIEGIDGVKDQWFVGYTPQLVGAVWVGHDKTDAKNYLTTSSSEGTAPIFREIMSEALENQEAESFNVPQIAGMMEQRQREQQRKAWEENIKKETEKIKEKIDKEKEIWKEKWNKGKEKGKEKDKEKKND, from the coding sequence ATGAAAAAGAGAACTTCAGTTATTAAAAAGTTTCAGTCAACTTGGAAAAAGCTGCACCTGACACAGGTATCCATATTGCTTGCATCTACATTAGTCTTGGCTTTCTTAAGCTTCGTTTATTTTTCATACAAGGATGCGGATATAAGTGCGCTTGAAGCGGGACTTGCACAATCTACTGTCATTTATGACGCTGATGAGGAAGTAGCCAGCAAGATCTCTGCAAACAAAAATGAAGGGATTTCAATTGATCAAATTCCTGATCATATGAAGAATGCAGTTATTGCCATTGAAGACCACCGTTTTTATGAACATGGAGGAATCGATTTAAAAGGAATAGGCAGAGCCTTTTTTACAAACCTGAAGGCAGGCGGAATTGTTGAGGGGGGCAGTACGCTTACCCAGCAGCTTACTAAAAACGCCTTATTGTCTGCAGAAAAAACATATAAAAGGAAGCTGGAAGAATTCTTCCTTGCGCTTGAGATAGAAAAGGAATACAGCAAAGACGAAATTCTTCAGATGTATTTAAATCAGGTTTATTTTGGAGAAGGCGCCTGGGGCATAAAGCGTGCAGCGATGAAATACTATGCAAAGGATGTTGAGGATCTCTCAATTAGCGAAGCAGCACTGCTTGCAGGGCTGGTTAAAGCACCTTCTGCGATCAATCCTTACCAAAATGAAGAAAAAGCAATTGAAAGAAGAAACCTCGTGCTCGATCGCATGAAGGAACACAGCTTAATTTCAGAAAAAGAATGGGAAAATGCTAAAAATGAAAAGCTTGTTTTTGAAGACGGCGGGGGAGATCCCCTTAAAGGGAAATACCCTTACTATGTAGATGTTGTTCTTGAAGAAGCTATTAATAAGTATAATATTTCCCTTGACGATCTTCTTAGTAACGGTTATCAAATTTATACTGAGCTTGATCAGGATATGCAGAGCAATGTAGAAGAAACTTACAAAAATGATCAATTATTCCCTAAAGGTACAGGAGATCAGCCGGTGCAAAGCGGAGCCATACTTCTGGATCCCCACAATGGCGGAATCCGTGCCCTTGCAGGCGGAAGAGGTGAACACACCCTTCTGGGACATAACCGCGCTGTCCATAAAGTAGGCCAGCCTGGATCGACAATGAAGCCGATTGTACCATACACAGCTGCTCTGGAATCGGGATGGGAAATCACCGATGAACTTAAGGATGAAAGAATGACATTTGGCAAAGATTATGAGCCGAATAACTATAATGGCCAGTTCCGGGGAAATGTGCCGATGTATGAAGCGGTCAAGGACTCATTGAATGTTCCTGCAGTATGGCTTTTGGATGAGATTGGTGTGGAAAAAGGGGTGGATGCCGCGAAGAGGTTTGGCATACCTGAAGATGCTATTAATCAAAATCTGGCACTCGCACTCGGGGGGACAAATGAAGGAGTTTCACCGCTAACCATGGCACAGGCATATGCTGTGTTTGCAAATGGCGGAGAGAGGCCGGAAGCCCACTCCATTACAAAAATAGTTGATAAAGATGGAGAGACAGTAGCAGAATGGAAAGGTGAAAACACAAGAGTCATTTCAAAGGATGTTGCAGATAAAGTGACAACCATGCTTCTTGGGGTAGTTCAGCACGGTACAGGGAAGGCTGCCCAAATACCCGGCAGAGAAGTTGCGGGGAAGACAGGAAGTACACAAATGACCATTGAAGGCATAGATGGCGTTAAAGACCAATGGTTTGTCGGCTATACACCACAGCTGGTAGGTGCTGTGTGGGTTGGCCACGATAAGACAGATGCAAAAAACTATCTTACAACCTCCAGCAGTGAAGGCACTGCTCCGATATTCCGGGAAATCATGTCAGAAGCTCTGGAAAATCAGGAAGCAGAATCATTTAATGTCCCTCAAATTGCTGGCATGATGGAACAGAGACAAAGGGAGCAGCAAAGAAAAGCATGGGAAGAAAACATAAAGAAAGAAACTGAGAAGATAAAAGAAAAAATTGATAAAGAAAAAGAAATATGGAAAGAGAAATGGAATAAAGGGAAAGAAAAAGGCAAAGAGAAAGATAAAGAAAAGAAGAATGATTAA
- a CDS encoding universal stress protein, which produces MFFEKIVVGFDDTDGSRQALNMAIELVKQHPESQLLIAQAFEETIENVPISNEKAIEPVRTNGYLLEGIQIPPLPVYHDESSATTHARVKHSVDNTFFNAKEILEPYNINVKFDVIEGSPADSICEYAAAENADLIIVGNSGKGGIKKMFLGSTSSKIAKNAPCPVLIAKDKESPQIP; this is translated from the coding sequence ATGTTCTTTGAAAAAATTGTAGTTGGATTTGATGATACAGATGGCAGCAGACAGGCTTTAAATATGGCGATCGAATTGGTTAAACAGCATCCTGAATCCCAGCTTCTGATTGCACAAGCCTTTGAGGAGACAATTGAAAATGTTCCCATAAGCAATGAGAAAGCAATAGAGCCTGTAAGGACAAATGGCTATCTGCTGGAAGGAATTCAAATACCGCCCCTGCCGGTATATCATGATGAATCCTCCGCCACGACTCACGCAAGAGTGAAACATAGTGTTGACAATACTTTTTTCAATGCAAAGGAAATTCTTGAGCCGTATAACATTAATGTAAAGTTCGATGTTATAGAAGGAAGTCCCGCTGACAGCATATGTGAATATGCAGCTGCCGAAAATGCCGATTTAATTATAGTGGGGAACTCAGGCAAAGGCGGAATTAAAAAGATGTTCCTTGGCAGCACCAGTTCAAAAATTGCCAAAAATGCACCTTGCCCAGTGCTTATAGCTAAAGATAAGGAAAGTCCGCAAATCCCTTAA
- a CDS encoding YbjQ family protein, with translation MIIVTTDAIPGKEIKEIKGFVRGSTVQTKHIGKDILAGLKTIVGGEIGEYTEMMDEARQKAIGRMVEDAREKGANAIIGMRLQTSAVMQNAAEIIAYGTAAIIEE, from the coding sequence ATGATTATCGTGACTACTGATGCGATACCAGGGAAAGAGATTAAAGAAATTAAAGGTTTTGTAAGAGGAAGTACAGTACAGACAAAACATATAGGTAAAGATATCCTTGCAGGATTGAAAACAATTGTTGGCGGAGAAATTGGCGAATATACGGAAATGATGGATGAAGCAAGACAGAAGGCAATAGGCAGAATGGTTGAAGATGCTAGGGAAAAAGGGGCCAACGCAATTATTGGAATGCGGCTGCAGACATCAGCTGTTATGCAGAATGCTGCAGAGATCATTGCATACGGAACCGCAGCTATAATTGAAGAATAA
- a CDS encoding GNAT family protein: protein MFSLKADEDIELQLFQLHHSEELFNLVDRNRSHLREWLPWVDNMASPVQYHSIIPVWLKQFADNNGFNAGIRYQGKLAGSIGFHQIDWNNRQTSIGYYLAKDFEGSGIMTRSVQAMINHAFFDLKLNRIEIRCGIRNGKSRAIPERLGFRQEGIIRDGEYLYNRYHDLAVYGLLAREWNY from the coding sequence ATGTTTTCCTTAAAAGCAGATGAAGATATAGAATTGCAATTGTTCCAGCTGCATCATTCAGAAGAGCTTTTCAACCTGGTGGACAGAAACCGCAGTCATTTAAGAGAATGGCTTCCATGGGTTGATAATATGGCTTCACCAGTACAGTATCACTCTATTATTCCAGTATGGCTTAAACAGTTTGCCGATAACAACGGCTTTAATGCAGGTATCCGTTATCAGGGAAAGCTTGCAGGCTCAATTGGTTTTCACCAGATCGACTGGAACAACCGACAAACCAGCATTGGATATTATCTTGCTAAGGATTTTGAGGGAAGCGGAATTATGACACGAAGTGTGCAGGCCATGATTAATCATGCTTTCTTTGATTTAAAACTGAACAGAATCGAAATACGCTGCGGGATCAGAAATGGAAAAAGCCGCGCAATACCGGAAAGGCTCGGTTTTCGTCAGGAAGGAATCATCCGGGATGGCGAGTACCTTTATAATCGATATCACGATCTTGCCGTATATGGACTTCTGGCAAGAGAATGGAATTATTGA
- a CDS encoding HPr family phosphocarrier protein — MKEIISTNVLVQNRFTMKKMLEIYQGAKQFEGTTYLYSKHKAVDASNLSKLVSFLLTVKPQTTLKIIVEGNEVQNHLEHIKDMCSNHVSVLHMSEKRLINSAETFQL; from the coding sequence ATGAAAGAAATTATTTCTACTAATGTTTTAGTCCAAAATAGGTTCACAATGAAGAAAATGCTTGAAATTTATCAGGGAGCAAAACAGTTTGAAGGCACTACATACCTCTACAGCAAACACAAAGCAGTGGATGCCTCAAACCTGTCTAAATTAGTGTCTTTCCTATTAACGGTGAAGCCGCAAACGACCCTAAAGATCATTGTTGAAGGAAATGAAGTTCAGAACCATCTGGAGCACATCAAAGACATGTGCAGCAACCATGTTTCAGTGCTTCACATGTCAGAAAAACGCTTAATCAACTCAGCTGAAACATTTCAGCTATAA